Within the Nicotiana tabacum cultivar K326 chromosome 11, ASM71507v2, whole genome shotgun sequence genome, the region ATAGGAATGCAGCACAGCGCAAGTTAATCCGGGAAACTTATGCTGCAGCTTATGGAGAGGATCTTCTCAAGGACTTGGATGCCGAACTGTCAAGTAATTTCCAGGTTGGGCTCAATTTTCCCTTTCTTGTGCAAAATTGTATTGAAATATCCCATCTATGAATCATTGAAGCGTGTTGAATTTTTAAAGATGTGCTTTGGCTTTCATTACTAACCTATGGCAAAGATTGCTTTGACTAAAATATAATTTGATTCACATGTCATTGCAGCGTGCAGTGCTTCTGTGGACTTTGAGTCCTGCTGAGCGCGATGCATACTTGCTTAATGAAGCTACTAAACGTCTGACTTCTAGCAATTGGGTTATCTTGGAAATTGCTTGTACAAGGTCTTCTGATGATCTCTTTAAGGCGAGGCAGGCCTACCATGCTCGATACAAGAAATCACTTGAAGAAGATGTTGCTTATCACACAACTGGGGATTTCCGTAAGGTACTTCATAAGATCTGGGGTGCCGGAATTAATTCATTGCTATTCTACTGCTAGTCAACTTAGTTTGACTATTTATTCATTTTAGGACCAGTATATCCTTTGCCAAATCAAGCTCATTATCTCTTTTCTTTGCTTACTGTGTTTTATGAGGGATGATTCTTTCTACCATATATGCTGTTACACCTATTGGTTACATTTGTGATGTTAAGATGAATGATAAATGGTGACAACGGATGGATAGCCCCCCGCCTAAATGTTGGCAATTCAGATCACCAACGGAACAAAAGTGGAAATGATTACCGTTGGGCTTCTGAGCAGGGGAAATTGGGGATAGAGGTTACTGTGtccagaaaaaagaaaaggctgaATGATACAGTCTCTGAGATAACATTGTCGAAAGTTAAATAAACACCTTAACCTTCGCGTTGTTTGTCTTTGTTCCAGTGAATAATTAGAATACATGCAACAAATAAATCTTACAATCACCGTCCTTGATCTGCTTATTTCGTTGTGAACTAATCCCAAAACAGCTTTTGGTTCCTCTTGTAACTGCATTCAGATACGAAGGAGAAGAGGTGAACATGACATTGGCAAGAAAGGAGGCAAATATACTACATGAGAAGATCTCTGACAAGGCTTACAATGATGAGGAGCTCATCCGAATTATCTCCACTAGGAGTAAAGCACAGCTGAATGCAACATTCAATCACTACCTTGACCAGCATGGCTGTGAAATCAACAAGGTAGAACTCAAACATTAGAAAGACTTGCAATTTGATTACTTACCATTGTTTACAAGGGATCTATTTGCTATTCCATCTTTGAAATTCTATTTGCTCACTTTGAATCATTGCTTCGATATCTTCATATTGATTCTTATTTGGCacctgttgcggaagccaaatgtatatagtatgaataagtcacaactactataccaaaaaatatgacagccaccaaataataaataagacaataaagcaacaatacagggaacaccagaatttacgaggttcgactaattttgcctactcctcggacacaaccaatattttatttcactccaaaaatacaagtgaaattatactaaagagagaagatacaaatgccttaaacagatgagaaggcaaatgagaggtgtatttaaatcctaaacattaggcttTCTTTTATAGGGGGGAAATCCCCCCAAAATTCAagagcccaccgatgtgggacaaatttgtcaaacttcaacaaatctccaccttggcaaaattccacatcttcaattttctctcaataacaaattttgattgtgtcttcatctttaatcttcagttttcaacaatgttgatcaaatccaaacaatgttgaaacttgaccgcagtcaccacctttgtcagcatatcagcaggattctctgtagtatgaattttcttcaccgtgactccaccttcttctatgatttctcgtacgaaatgataccgaacatcaatgtgcttcgtccttgcatgatacacttggttcttcgctaattgaatagcactttgactatcacaaaaaattgtgatacctttttgttcaacaccaagctcctttagcaatccttgaagccaaattgcctctttcacagcctctgtaatagccatatactctgcctctgttgtagacaaagcaactgttgactgcaaagtagacttccaactaactggtgcctttgcaaaagtaaacacataaccagtagttgatcttcgtttgtccagatcacccgcaaaatctgagtcacaatatccaactacagactgattgtcttcctgctcaaaaactaacccgacatctacagtattatgaatataccgtagaatccacttcacagcttgccaatgctccttccctggattgtgcatatatctgctaataactccaacagcttgtgaaatgtcaggccttgtgcaaaccattgcatacatcaagctaccaacaacatttgcgtatggtacctttgacatatactttcgttcagcttcatccattggagacatagtagtacttagcttaaaatgggaagcaagtggagtactaactggcttagtcttgtcatctatgccaaaacgttgaagtactctcttcaaatattccttttgagataaacagagtttctttgaacgtctatctctaattatctccatgccaagaattttctttgcctcacccaaatccttcatctcgaactccttcttcagttgaatcttcaacttatcaatttcttccaaattcttggaagctatcaacatatcatcaacatataggagaagatatacaaaggaaccatctttaagcttgtgcaaatacacacaatgatcgtatttgcttctcttgtacccttgccgcaacataaactcgtcaaatcgcttgtaccattgtctagaagattgtttcaatccgtacaatgatttttcaagtttgcacaccatattttcttttccagcaactttgaatccttctggctgagtcatgtagatttcctcctccaagtttccatgtaaaaacgcagtttttacatccatctgaactagttccaaatccaattgtgctaccaaagccaacataattctaatggaggaatgttttacaactggagaaaacaacttcattgtaatcaattccctccttttgagcatatcctttggccaccaatcttgctttgtagcgaacatctacttggttaggaaatccttccttctttgcaaatacccatttgcacccaattgctttctttcccttcgggagattggccaatctccatgtatgattctgatgaagggactgtatttcatcattcatggcaatcctccacttatcttcttctgaactttggacagcgtctttataagtagtaggaacatcatcagctacaattgaggttgcacaagcaaccgtctctatgagacgaacatgtttcgttattgttctttttggc harbors:
- the LOC107763461 gene encoding annexin D2, with the protein product MASLKVPTSVPEPYEDAEQLKKAFAGWGTNEALIIQILAHRNAAQRKLIRETYAAAYGEDLLKDLDAELSSNFQRAVLLWTLSPAERDAYLLNEATKRLTSSNWVILEIACTRSSDDLFKARQAYHARYKKSLEEDVAYHTTGDFRKLLVPLVTAFRYEGEEVNMTLARKEANILHEKISDKAYNDEELIRIISTRSKAQLNATFNHYLDQHGCEINKDLETDSDDEYLKLLSAAIECLKTPEKYFEKVLRLGIKGTGTDEWDLTRVVTTRAEVDMERIKEEYQKRNSVPLDRAIAGDTSGDYERMLLALIGHGDA